In a single window of the Necator americanus strain Aroian chromosome X, whole genome shotgun sequence genome:
- a CDS encoding hypothetical protein (NECATOR_CHRX.G25901.T3): MKRRKSYTAAFKLDAVNYRDLHGTLAAASHFEVTEAMIRKWVVDRQNLQEMPAMKRARRYKKPSVEEVEDAIYNWVVKKREENRAVTVKEIRTKAKELAEEHGHQNFKASAHWCILFMAQKKLSVRRRTSVGQPLPSDHLQKCSDFRKFVAAEALNVSPFNLGNIDEDFVKKSDHKYIVEMVKMDRTFRRFRVRKRTMRSSEGDDSDEEGSEEEEVKMGVSERSINYRVPSGNAYTVARHSDPGGCTFSGCKISSMDRCHSSGYVSAASKSPRLFCPPQLLFPVQPQVRYVSERIIEVFTANTTGRVELHQILHPNMPRHSIYQVESIDLTDEQTRHRVTARDFVDRAPFSVHGTFDGRIGITKSSCTLEKKKLVAVEIWKGEDPVVNAKINQLDNGFLAATDFQCVPATTSLFVLDLVSQNKFSLKPRIVFNGTTSSNMLDVCWLWDHPSRLLLSTTDSVRLFDIRCPNQTDQALFLDHGITHMASNKFRTHVFAGFNEEEVHIYDSRRLFGPIQRINIPIDGRNGLSSIKWNPYLPFELLLHFRGSERILRCNVQELSFDPFRRVKIDSFTTDQLFSIEQIWDGTVSPDLIDARMKTYNGTEELYQILSYGEMYDKCKEDSDTPMPLCWTTPAPGRNESDEEDGTVKLVEHPVFVGSNSSLGIRDSNESHLSPFFVPTVLRRVQSDSHLACKVPRSDMERGSSASTRVSTPLVQSNSIVELLQPDRFQTTPSSRVPNHMIGDQTSAKVTGPLCRSQDSSIDKAQAQFFAASNLTNSSLLLASVEVRSGGKTSLEDNGVGSDRGTRPEEDPSVPQSSAPKSFSCIEAATVFHHLGLDMTKTEKLRDLQERIEVVMNDYGNDIPYVIRTSLFDSRYSVTASKVDSGYRIKLHHKIYSFDFAPAGYSGLLCLVEQPNGRSRFVFAPFVAPDEGFAVKPEFINVLEETRMWESFDSIPKHLYETMKSRLVNGMDNIDDRKPLLSIFRGLAGQIPKRWTQWLLSAARQQQICYDMRGVGDMDDATTDPDDFSGNEKNSIGPEEYTNNPTLDVKGLPGILQLCTLESESDVTWQDCDSEHFSFIKIARSRVRRMILAPYCLPVSEDRMVSDEKFAANKDIPRQIPVIYLCLINGDSERFIEYTLLIRRKLGKPVFTENPCSFLNAFCFFGTVVFRYLNQICDAENKSSAKYDARRLRLEDKIHAFVKEHCKSPTLNPLFIPMLLFLLGVLTSTHPMEYTRIVLENQRIPLSLRIAWCVNLLPTIKMKEALHFLFEQSTGMDRLQFVGLGRHPDSLHVLSEYLYSTQDCQVVSHLLVAGRCFEGDDPSYDEKKSVENMNLTVDGDSTKEICSISYPSLYTMFPTSYFLVTDDLPDLLHLTRAEFCRYSYILQQMERYCLRRKLLNLVPQFLWPDFKTSVDIACTFCGSSYETALRNAESAVTEQIVQVRSRSTASRTTGSRSSASISGTSIGGPTISLSMSSAGPSDSETSTISAATELLPYDYNGVDGGTEAEIKRAPDSACPQCRKSYPRCSLCGLSYGTPVNDYDHPAGTFSMMFSTCLMCSHGGHAKHMISWFEKESGCPVLGCDCRCLHLENGVGGRTKQSIITPF, translated from the exons ATGAAACGTCGTAAATCGTATACAGCAGCTTTCAAGCTAGACGCCGTCAATTATCGTGATTTGCATGGAACCTTGGCAGCGGCTAGTCATTTTGAAGTCACTGAAGCAATGATAAGAAAGTGGGTTGTTGATCGACAAAATCTTCAAGAGATGCCAGCAATGAAGAGAGCCCGACGATACAAAAAGCCAAGcgttgaagaagttgaagatgcCATCTACAACTGGGTTgtcaaaaaacgagaagaaaatagagctgtcacggtgaaagaaataaggaccAAAGCAAAGGAATTAGCAGAAGAGCATGGTCaccaaaatttcaaagcatCTGCGCATTGGTGCATCCTGTTTATGGCGCAAAAAAAGCTCTCTgtacgaagaagaacaagtgtCGGTCAACCATTACCGTCTGACCATCTACAAAAATGCTCGGATTTTCGAAAGTTCGTTGCAGCTGAAGCCTTAAACGTATCCCCTTTCAATTTGGGAAATATTGATGAA gatttcgtgaagaaatctgaccataaG TACATAGTGGAGATGGTGAAGATGGATAGGACTTTTCGTCGATTTCGAGTACGAAAGCGGACCATGAGGAGTTCCGAAGGTGATGATTCTGATGAAGAAGgcagtgaagaagaagaagtgaaaatggG GGTCTCTGAGCGCTCCATAAATTATCGTGTTCCCAGTGGAAATGCATATACAGTGGCTCGTCATTCAGATCCTGGAGGTTGTACCTTTTCTGGATG caaaatttcatCGATGGATCGATGTCATTCATCGGGATATGTTTCTGCAGCATCGAAAAGTCCTCGGCTTTTCTGTCCACCACAATT ACTGTTTCCAGTACAGCCGCAAGTCCGGTATGTTAGTGAAAGAATTATCGAGGTGTTTACTGCAAATACAACAGGCCGAGTCGAG CTTCATCAAATCTTGCACCCTAATATGCCCCGGCACTCCATTTATCAAGTGGAGTCGATAGATTTAACGGATGAACAAACAAGACATCGTGTAACCGCGAGAGATTTTGTTGATCGAGCACCGTTTTCTGTTCATGGCACTTTTGATGGACGTATTGGCATTACCAAGTCTTCTTGTAcgttagaaaagaaaaa GTTGGTTGCTGTCGAGATCTGGAAAGGGGAGGATCCAGTGGTAAATGCCAAAATAAACCAGCTGGATAATGGGTTTTTGGCAGCTACGGATTTTCA GTGCGTTCCAGCGACGACCTCCTTATTTGTGTTGGATCTTGTGAGCCAGAACAAATTCTCCCTCAAACCTAGGATTGTGTTTAACGGAACAACATCATCAAATATGTTGGATGTTTGTTGGCTTTG GGATCATCCCTCACGTTTGTTGTTATCTACCACTGACAGTGTACGATTATTTGATATTCGTTGTCCTAATCAAACAGACCAAGCTTTATTTCTTGATCATGGTATCACGCATATGGCTAGCAACAAATTTAG GACCCACGTGTTCGCTGGATTCAATGAAGAGGAAGTTCATATATACGACAGTAGGCGCCTTTTCGGTCCTATTCAACGAATTAATATTCCAATA GACGGCAGAAACGGACTCTCTTCCATAAAGTGGAATCCTTATCTGCCATTTGAGTTGCTGCTACACTTTCGAGGTTCTGAAAGAATTTTGCGGTGTAATGTACAGGAGTTATCTTTTGATCCTTTTCGA AGAGTGAAAATTGATAGCTTTACGACAgatcaacttttttctattgaacAAATATGGGATGGAACAGTATCACCTGATCTCATAGATGCCCGAATGAAAAC ATATAATGGAACAGAGGAGCTTTACCAAATTCTCTCCTACGGAGAGATGTACGACAAGTGCAAAGAAGATTCGGATACACCTATGCCTCTGTGTTGGACAACACCAGCGCCTGGTAGAAATGAAAGTGACGAAGAGGATGGCACTGTGAAGTTAGTGGAACATCCA GTCTTTGTGGGATCGAATTCTTCCTTAGGAATCAGAGATTCTAATGAATCCCACTTGTCTCCATTTTTTGTGCCGACCGTTTTACGCAGGGTGCAGTCCGACTCGCATCTAGCTTGTAAAGTTCCTCG AAGTGATATGGAGCGTGGATCGTCTGCATCAACGCGTGTGTCAACACCGTTAGTTCAAAGTAATTCAATTGTTGAGTTACTCCAACCAGATAG atTCCAGACGACTCCATCGTCAAGAGTTCCCAATCACATGATTGGCGATCAGACCAGTGCGAAGGTGACCGGCCCACTATGTAGAAGTCAAGATAGCTCGATCGATAAGGCACAGGCTCAATTTTTTGCTGCA AGTAATTTGACGAACAGTTCTCTGTTATTGGCAAGTGTGGAGGTCAGATCAGGAGGCAAGACCAGTTTGGAAGACAACGGCGTTGGTAGCGATAGG gGTACACGTCCAGAGGAAGATCCGTCTGTACCTCAGTCGAGTGCACCGAAATCATTCTCCTGCATAGAGGCGG CGACTGTGTTTCATCATCTTGGTCTGGATATGACTAAAACGGAGAAATTACGTGATCTGCAAGAGAGAATCGAAGTTGTTATGAACGACT aTGGTAATGATATACCGTACGTCATTCGAACTTCTCTATTTGATAGCCGCTACTCAGTAACAGCGAGCAAAGTTGACAGCGGTTATCGAATCAAG CTCCATCACAAAATATACTCGTTCGATTTTGCTCCTGCAGGATACAGTGGGCTTCTATGTCTCGTAGAACAACCCAATGGTCGGTCAAGATTTGTATTTGCTCCG TTCGTAGCGCCTGACGAAGGATTCGCTGTGAAACCTGAGTTTATCAATGTTTTGGAAGAAACACGGATGTGGGAGTCGTTCGAT TCAATTCCAAAACACCTATACGAAACAATGAAATCACGCTTGGTTAATGGTATGGACAATATCGACGACCGGAAACCGCTGTTGT CAATTTTTCGCGGATTGGCGGGGCAAATTCCGAAGCGGTGGACGCAATGGTTACTGAGTGCGGCCCGACAACAGCAAATTTGTTATG ATATGCGTGGTGTTGGTGATATGGATGACGCTACCACGGATCCCGATGATTTTTCGGGAAACGAAAAGAACTCGATAGGACCTGAAGAGTACACCAATAACCCTACTTTAGACGTGAAAGG GCTCCCTGGTATTCTTCAACTGTGTACATTAGAATCGGAGTCAGATGTAACATGGCAAGATTGCGATTCTGAGCATTTCTCATTCATCAAG ATTGCTCGATCACGTGTACGACGGATGATATTGGCCCCGTACTGCTTACCCGTGAGCGAGGACCGTATGGTGTCTGATGAAAAATTCGCAGCAAACAAAGACATCCCTCGACAAATACCTGTGATATATCTCTGCCTCATAAATGGCGATTCAGAACGATTTATTGAG TATACCTTACTTATTCGACGTAAACTCGGAAAACCGGTATTTACTGAGAATCCGTGCTCATtcttgaatgctttctgtttCTTCGGTACAGTTGTGTTCAG ATACCTAAACCAAATTTGTGATGCAGAGAACAAGTCATCAGCAAAATATGATGCCAGACGCCTTCGGTTGGAGGACAAAATTCATGCGTTCGTAAAGGAACATTGTA AGTCACCTACCCTCAACCCGTTGTTCATACCGatgttgctttttttactTGGAGTGCTAACTTCTACACATCCTATGGAATACACAAGAATTGTGCTCGAGAACCAG CGAATACCGCTGAGTTTGCGGATTGCTTGGTGCGTTAATCTTCTGCCGACAATAAAGATGAAGGAAGCCTTgcactttctttttgaacag AGTACTGGTATGGATCGACTCCAGTTTGTGGGCCTAGGACGACATCCAGATTCACTACATGTTCTTTCTGA GTATCTATATTCGACTCAGGATTGTCAAGTTGTGTCGCATCTTCTTGTTGCTGGACGTTGTTTCGAGGGGGATGACCCTAGTTATGACGAAAAG aagtcgGTCGAAAACATGAATCTCACAGTTGACGGTGATAGCACTAAAGAAATATGCTCGATTAGTTACCCATCTTTGTACACTATGTTTCCCACAAGCTACTTTTTAGTCACTGACGACTT GCCTGATTTGTTGCATCTCACTCGTGCTGAATTCTGTAGGTATTCCTACATATTGCAGCAAATGGAGAGGTATTGTCTCAGACGAAAGTTGCTGAACCTAGTACCACAATTTCTTTGGCCTGATTTCAAAACATCG GTGGACATAGCTTGCACTTTTTGTGGCTCAAGTTACGAGACTGCTCTGCGTAATGCAGAGTCTGCAGTTACTGAACAAATCGTTCAAGTAAGGTCCCGATCGACGGCGAGCCGAACTACTGGCAGTAGATCCTCGGCATCCATTAGCGGGACTTCGATTGGTGGCCCAACAATATCTCTATCAATGTCATCGGCAGGTCCGTCAGATTCGGAAACAAGTACGATTTCGGCGGCAACAGAATTATTACCATATGATTACAACGGAGTAGATGGTGGAACTGAAGCTGAG ATAAAACGTGCACCCGATAGTGCGTGCCCTCAATGTCGTAAATCGTATCCCCGTTGTTCTCTTTGTGGACTTTCTTACGGAACGCCAGTTAACGATTATGATCATCCAGCGGGAACATTCTCTATGATGTTTTCTACTTGCCTG ATGTGTAGTCATGGAGGACATGCAAAGCACATGATATCATGGTTTGAAAAAGAGAGCGGATGTCCAGTTCTGGGATGTGATTGCAG GTGTCTTCACCTCGAAAATGGGGTTGGCGGACGAACTAAGCAGAGTATAATCACACCATTCTGA
- a CDS encoding hypothetical protein (NECATOR_CHRX.G25901.T1), producing the protein MVKMDRTFRRFRVRKRTMRSSEGDDSDEEGSEEEEVKMGVSERSINYRVPSGNAYTVARHSDPGGCTFSGCKISSMDRCHSSGYVSAASKSPRLFCPPQLLFPVQPQVRYVSERIIEVFTANTTGRVELHQILHPNMPRHSIYQVESIDLTDEQTRHRVTARDFVDRAPFSVHGTFDGRIGITKSSCTLEKKKLVAVEIWKGEDPVVNAKINQLDNGFLAATDFQCVPATTSLFVLDLVSQNKFSLKPRIVFNGTTSSNMLDVCWLWDHPSRLLLSTTDSVRLFDIRCPNQTDQALFLDHGITHMASNKFRTHVFAGFNEEEVHIYDSRRLFGPIQRINIPIDGRNGLSSIKWNPYLPFELLLHFRGSERILRCNVQELSFDPFRRVKIDSFTTDQLFSIEQIWDGTVSPDLIDARMKTYNGTEELYQILSYGEMYDKCKEDSDTPMPLCWTTPAPGRNESDEEDGTVKLVEHPVFVGSNSSLGIRDSNESHLSPFFVPTVLRRVQSDSHLACKVPRSDMERGSSASTRVSTPLVQSNSIVELLQPDRFQTTPSSRVPNHMIGDQTSAKVTGPLCRSQDSSIDKSNLTNSSLLLASVEVRSGGKTSLEDNGVGSDRGTRPEEDPSVPQSSAPKSFSCIEAGCNSCPSTEYEEKERQLVFEEEFEKITSKHVNSLATVFHHLGLDMTKTEKLRDLQERIEVVMNDYGNDIPYVIRTSLFDSRYSVTASKVDSGYRIKLHHKIYSFDFAPAGYSGLLCLVEQPNGRSRFVFAPFVAPDEGFAVKPEFINVLEETRMWESFDSIPKHLYETMKSRLVNGMDNIDDRKPLLSIFRGLAGQIPKRWTQWLLSAARQQQICYDMRGVGDMDDATTDPDDFSGNEKNSIGPEEYTNNPTLDVKGLPGILQLCTLESESDVTWQDCDSEHFSFIKIARSRVRRMILAPYCLPVSEDRMVSDEKFAANKDIPRQIPVIYLCLINGDSERFIEYTLLIRRKLGKPVFTENPCSFLNAFCFFGTVVFRYLNQICDAENKSSAKYDARRLRLEDKIHAFVKEHCKSPTLNPLFIPMLLFLLGVLTSTHPMEYTRIVLENQRIPLSLRIAWCVNLLPTIKMKEALHFLFEQSTGMDRLQFVGLGRHPDSLHVLSEYLYSTQDCQVVSHLLVAGRCFEGDDPSYDEKKSVENMNLTVDGDSTKEICSISYPSLYTMFPTSYFLVTDDLPDLLHLTRAEFCRYSYILQQMERYCLRRKLLNLVPQFLWPDFKTSVDIACTFCGSSYETALRNAESAVTEQIVQVRSRSTASRTTGSRSSASISGTSIGGPTISLSMSSAGPSDSETSTISAATELLPYDYNGVDGGTEAEIKRAPDSACPQCRKSYPRCSLCGLSYGTPVNDYDHPAGTFSMMFSTCLMCSHGGHAKHMISWFEKESGCPVLGCDCRCLHLENGVGGRTKQSIITPF; encoded by the exons ATGGTGAAGATGGATAGGACTTTTCGTCGATTTCGAGTACGAAAGCGGACCATGAGGAGTTCCGAAGGTGATGATTCTGATGAAGAAGgcagtgaagaagaagaagtgaaaatggG GGTCTCTGAGCGCTCCATAAATTATCGTGTTCCCAGTGGAAATGCATATACAGTGGCTCGTCATTCAGATCCTGGAGGTTGTACCTTTTCTGGATG caaaatttcatCGATGGATCGATGTCATTCATCGGGATATGTTTCTGCAGCATCGAAAAGTCCTCGGCTTTTCTGTCCACCACAATT ACTGTTTCCAGTACAGCCGCAAGTCCGGTATGTTAGTGAAAGAATTATCGAGGTGTTTACTGCAAATACAACAGGCCGAGTCGAG CTTCATCAAATCTTGCACCCTAATATGCCCCGGCACTCCATTTATCAAGTGGAGTCGATAGATTTAACGGATGAACAAACAAGACATCGTGTAACCGCGAGAGATTTTGTTGATCGAGCACCGTTTTCTGTTCATGGCACTTTTGATGGACGTATTGGCATTACCAAGTCTTCTTGTAcgttagaaaagaaaaa GTTGGTTGCTGTCGAGATCTGGAAAGGGGAGGATCCAGTGGTAAATGCCAAAATAAACCAGCTGGATAATGGGTTTTTGGCAGCTACGGATTTTCA GTGCGTTCCAGCGACGACCTCCTTATTTGTGTTGGATCTTGTGAGCCAGAACAAATTCTCCCTCAAACCTAGGATTGTGTTTAACGGAACAACATCATCAAATATGTTGGATGTTTGTTGGCTTTG GGATCATCCCTCACGTTTGTTGTTATCTACCACTGACAGTGTACGATTATTTGATATTCGTTGTCCTAATCAAACAGACCAAGCTTTATTTCTTGATCATGGTATCACGCATATGGCTAGCAACAAATTTAG GACCCACGTGTTCGCTGGATTCAATGAAGAGGAAGTTCATATATACGACAGTAGGCGCCTTTTCGGTCCTATTCAACGAATTAATATTCCAATA GACGGCAGAAACGGACTCTCTTCCATAAAGTGGAATCCTTATCTGCCATTTGAGTTGCTGCTACACTTTCGAGGTTCTGAAAGAATTTTGCGGTGTAATGTACAGGAGTTATCTTTTGATCCTTTTCGA AGAGTGAAAATTGATAGCTTTACGACAgatcaacttttttctattgaacAAATATGGGATGGAACAGTATCACCTGATCTCATAGATGCCCGAATGAAAAC ATATAATGGAACAGAGGAGCTTTACCAAATTCTCTCCTACGGAGAGATGTACGACAAGTGCAAAGAAGATTCGGATACACCTATGCCTCTGTGTTGGACAACACCAGCGCCTGGTAGAAATGAAAGTGACGAAGAGGATGGCACTGTGAAGTTAGTGGAACATCCA GTCTTTGTGGGATCGAATTCTTCCTTAGGAATCAGAGATTCTAATGAATCCCACTTGTCTCCATTTTTTGTGCCGACCGTTTTACGCAGGGTGCAGTCCGACTCGCATCTAGCTTGTAAAGTTCCTCG AAGTGATATGGAGCGTGGATCGTCTGCATCAACGCGTGTGTCAACACCGTTAGTTCAAAGTAATTCAATTGTTGAGTTACTCCAACCAGATAG atTCCAGACGACTCCATCGTCAAGAGTTCCCAATCACATGATTGGCGATCAGACCAGTGCGAAGGTGACCGGCCCACTATGTAGAAGTCAAGATAGCTCGATCGATAAG AGTAATTTGACGAACAGTTCTCTGTTATTGGCAAGTGTGGAGGTCAGATCAGGAGGCAAGACCAGTTTGGAAGACAACGGCGTTGGTAGCGATAGG gGTACACGTCCAGAGGAAGATCCGTCTGTACCTCAGTCGAGTGCACCGAAATCATTCTCCTGCATAGAGGCGGGTTGTAATTCGTGCCCATCGACGGAATATGAAGAGAAAGAGCGACAACTGGTTTTTgaggaggagtttgagaaAATTACCAGCAAGCATGTGAACAGTTTAGCGACTGTGTTTCATCATCTTGGTCTGGATATGACTAAAACGGAGAAATTACGTGATCTGCAAGAGAGAATCGAAGTTGTTATGAACGACT aTGGTAATGATATACCGTACGTCATTCGAACTTCTCTATTTGATAGCCGCTACTCAGTAACAGCGAGCAAAGTTGACAGCGGTTATCGAATCAAG CTCCATCACAAAATATACTCGTTCGATTTTGCTCCTGCAGGATACAGTGGGCTTCTATGTCTCGTAGAACAACCCAATGGTCGGTCAAGATTTGTATTTGCTCCG TTCGTAGCGCCTGACGAAGGATTCGCTGTGAAACCTGAGTTTATCAATGTTTTGGAAGAAACACGGATGTGGGAGTCGTTCGAT TCAATTCCAAAACACCTATACGAAACAATGAAATCACGCTTGGTTAATGGTATGGACAATATCGACGACCGGAAACCGCTGTTGT CAATTTTTCGCGGATTGGCGGGGCAAATTCCGAAGCGGTGGACGCAATGGTTACTGAGTGCGGCCCGACAACAGCAAATTTGTTATG ATATGCGTGGTGTTGGTGATATGGATGACGCTACCACGGATCCCGATGATTTTTCGGGAAACGAAAAGAACTCGATAGGACCTGAAGAGTACACCAATAACCCTACTTTAGACGTGAAAGG GCTCCCTGGTATTCTTCAACTGTGTACATTAGAATCGGAGTCAGATGTAACATGGCAAGATTGCGATTCTGAGCATTTCTCATTCATCAAG ATTGCTCGATCACGTGTACGACGGATGATATTGGCCCCGTACTGCTTACCCGTGAGCGAGGACCGTATGGTGTCTGATGAAAAATTCGCAGCAAACAAAGACATCCCTCGACAAATACCTGTGATATATCTCTGCCTCATAAATGGCGATTCAGAACGATTTATTGAG TATACCTTACTTATTCGACGTAAACTCGGAAAACCGGTATTTACTGAGAATCCGTGCTCATtcttgaatgctttctgtttCTTCGGTACAGTTGTGTTCAG ATACCTAAACCAAATTTGTGATGCAGAGAACAAGTCATCAGCAAAATATGATGCCAGACGCCTTCGGTTGGAGGACAAAATTCATGCGTTCGTAAAGGAACATTGTA AGTCACCTACCCTCAACCCGTTGTTCATACCGatgttgctttttttactTGGAGTGCTAACTTCTACACATCCTATGGAATACACAAGAATTGTGCTCGAGAACCAG CGAATACCGCTGAGTTTGCGGATTGCTTGGTGCGTTAATCTTCTGCCGACAATAAAGATGAAGGAAGCCTTgcactttctttttgaacag AGTACTGGTATGGATCGACTCCAGTTTGTGGGCCTAGGACGACATCCAGATTCACTACATGTTCTTTCTGA GTATCTATATTCGACTCAGGATTGTCAAGTTGTGTCGCATCTTCTTGTTGCTGGACGTTGTTTCGAGGGGGATGACCCTAGTTATGACGAAAAG aagtcgGTCGAAAACATGAATCTCACAGTTGACGGTGATAGCACTAAAGAAATATGCTCGATTAGTTACCCATCTTTGTACACTATGTTTCCCACAAGCTACTTTTTAGTCACTGACGACTT GCCTGATTTGTTGCATCTCACTCGTGCTGAATTCTGTAGGTATTCCTACATATTGCAGCAAATGGAGAGGTATTGTCTCAGACGAAAGTTGCTGAACCTAGTACCACAATTTCTTTGGCCTGATTTCAAAACATCG GTGGACATAGCTTGCACTTTTTGTGGCTCAAGTTACGAGACTGCTCTGCGTAATGCAGAGTCTGCAGTTACTGAACAAATCGTTCAAGTAAGGTCCCGATCGACGGCGAGCCGAACTACTGGCAGTAGATCCTCGGCATCCATTAGCGGGACTTCGATTGGTGGCCCAACAATATCTCTATCAATGTCATCGGCAGGTCCGTCAGATTCGGAAACAAGTACGATTTCGGCGGCAACAGAATTATTACCATATGATTACAACGGAGTAGATGGTGGAACTGAAGCTGAG ATAAAACGTGCACCCGATAGTGCGTGCCCTCAATGTCGTAAATCGTATCCCCGTTGTTCTCTTTGTGGACTTTCTTACGGAACGCCAGTTAACGATTATGATCATCCAGCGGGAACATTCTCTATGATGTTTTCTACTTGCCTG ATGTGTAGTCATGGAGGACATGCAAAGCACATGATATCATGGTTTGAAAAAGAGAGCGGATGTCCAGTTCTGGGATGTGATTGCAG GTGTCTTCACCTCGAAAATGGGGTTGGCGGACGAACTAAGCAGAGTATAATCACACCATTCTGA